The genomic stretch taaatgctccacagtcttggCTGTCACTCTCTCGCTTGGCTCCTTCCAGGTCTGCTGGGGTGTTCtgatttggtttgttgttttgcatgatcaatcaataaattcctTGTTTTTCTAAAATCCATCACGTGTGTTCTCCCTAATTTGTCTGAgccctgagctggttcatgacacCGTTAACACCTTCATCTGTCTTGTGTAGACGAAACCAGAGAAACAGGAGAAAGAGTAATTCCTGACATCTTGGATGTTGACTGTAAATGCACATGAGATTTCTGGGGTTTTTATACAGGCGGTGGAGGAATgaggagggatgggagggagAGGCTGTGAAGGTTCTGGATGAAGCCTTcatctttcctcccctctgctgcccACACTGAAAACCTGGAACACATTAACGTGACTCAGCGAGTCAGGGTGGTTAGATTGAATTGGCAGATTCTTGGACAATTTCTTCCTGgtcacagctgttttattttgaattccAATTTTAAGAAATCCAATAAGCCAAGTTGATCTGTCATCAGCATTACATGATGTAAACATAATAATGCCCCGGCGAATGCGTCCAAGGAAATATTAGAGCATGTGACCTTTTCTTGTCCAGGCAGTGTATTATCTATAGATATAGATCTATAGATATGGTTGGTAGAGATAATCAGTTGCTCAGGACGcatgctttattttcttttatctaTGCTTTTTATTGCAATCATACAGCCTCTTCAATAACTACATCAACTTTAACCCCAAGTGTGAAAAATGATTATAACATCAAAGTAATCCCTAGTAGTACCTCCCCAAGGAGGCTTTTATGTCAGAACAAAGCCATCAATCAttttcaaagcaaataaacgaaagcaaataaaaacaaaatgttaaataataatttgaaaatgttttaaaatttaataataatgtttaCAAGAAATGCAGTCACAAAGCAGTTgtgaaaagatgattaaaaattgtttaaaaaagaaagtgttttcGCTGCTGGACAGTACGGAGAGTGATCCACTCAAACTTTGGAGAATAGACGTAAGCATCAGTGAAACCATGAACTTCAATGATAGTCATTTTGAATCAGTTTGTCCTGGACTGTGGGTTTCAACTGTTTAAGCGCGTAAAAGATAATTTTTCACTTATTTATGGGcctaaaatgaacaaaatgtgtTCACAGGATAAAAATGGACTTGTCCAAAGTGTTATGGATGAAGAAATAAAGTCTCTAGTCACTGAAGTACAGGGAAGAAATCTGCAGTAAGTTTGTTTCTAACGTGGGTTCTTCATCTCAGACCACATTTTTATGGACTATTATTACATTTTGAAACTCTTCCTACATGCAGAACGGCCTATCTTTCATTTCCCCTCAACCCTGAGGATAACCTGGGTATCAGCCAACCAATATTCAACATGTTTCTGAAGAAAACTGGAGAGcattttttctgtaaaataacaGTAAGCACACCTCTACGTTTGGGTCGATGAAGAGTCAAAGTTCATTGGTATAAATACAGGTGGACAGCATGTCAATGTCAGCCCCAAACTTTAGATTTTTCGTTCAAACTCTTGCAGGGTAGTTTAATGTTACAACAATCTGCCAGTAGGTGTTAGTGTGGTGGACTTCTGTTGAATCGTTACAAGAATCGTCTATATTCAGTGGTTTTCTTCTTGACAATTTTCAGGCGATTGATGACAAAAGCATCCGACGGCAAATATTCCTGACCACCTTCAGAAAGAAGATGAATGTGAGGGTGTTTTCAGGTTGTGTCCCAATAAGACTTCCTACGTCCTGGGATTACGTTGTTATCGACTTGGCAGAATTTACCTATCAattatttaaaaccaaatatGTTAAGACAGTGGAAATACAAGTAAGTGTAAACAGGCTTTACAGACAACAGCAGTGTTGTTACAAGCTCACTTTAACTCactgtatttccttttttccggTCTATTTTCCTTTAGATCTATACAAAATGTCGGATACGAAGAGTGTATTTCTCCGACAAACTATACTCTCAGGAAGAGCTGCCATGTGGTCGTGAAGCTGAAGTTTCAGGAGAGAGTGAAGCGGCACCCAGCATCAATGAAGTGATGGCCGATAAGTTGCCAGGGGTCCCAGCTGGGTCAGGGCATCAGGGCCGAGGTAGCAGATTTAATAATCCAAGAAGTGGAACCAGCCATCAGtctacagctgctgctcatgAATACCAATCTGGATTTCGATCTATTTTATCCAGCCTGGTGTGGAGTCCACTGAAATTTTGGAGAAAAGAAGTAAGCATCTGTGAAACTTGTGAAACTGAAACTGTTAGCACACGACTATtccagtcatcatcatcatcacctatgctgctttgatttttgtcattttgaatCACAATCTAGTCTTTAGACACTGACTTCATCAACTGTTTAATTGGtgcataaaacacattttggacCTGATAAAAATGTAACTGAGGCGATATTTTTGTGTTCACAGGTTAATACTGGACATGTAAAGAGGGTTAAGGATGAGGATATAAAGTCTTTAGCCATTGAACTGCAAGGAAGAAACATGCGGTACGTTTGTGTTTCTAACCTGGTTTCTTCATCTCAGGTCACTCAGTAAATCCCTCCTGATCATAATCTTTTTCATGTCCTTGGGCTCTTGCAGAACCACCTATATATCATATCCACACGACCCTGAGGATAACGTGGGTATCAGGCAACCAATTTTAAACCTGTTGATGAAGAACACTGGAGGAGATTGCGGCTTGGAAATAACAGTAAGCGCACCCACCATCCACATTTGGGTTCCCCAAAGAGTCATTGGCATCAATGCAGTATCAGTGTCAAAGGGTAGTTTAAGTcgttattaaaaatgtaaaatatgctGAACTGCCATTGTGTTATCAGTAATTAAAACAATtgcatacttttttttttttacaaatttcaGGTAACTGATGACAACAGCATTCGGCGGCGAATATTCCTGAGCACCTTCAGAAAGGAGATGAAAGTGAGCGTGTTTTCAGGTTTTGTCCCATTGAGACTTTCTACATACTGGGATTACATTATTATCAACCTGGCAGAACTTACCCACCAATTATTCGGAACCAAATATGTTAAGACACTGAAAATACAAGTAAGTGTCAACAGGCTTTCAGTGTTGTTACAAGCTCACTTTAACTCACtgtatttcctttttctgcttttttctttagATCCATGCAAACTGTCGGATACAAAGAGTGTATTTCTCTGACAGACTATACTCTCAACAAGACCTGCCACATGACTGGAAAGAGAACGAAGCAGCACCCAGCATCAATGAAGTGATGGCCTCAGGGGTCCCATCTGGGTCAGGGCATTGGGGCCATGGCAACAGATATAATGAACTGAGAAGTGGAACTTGCTGTCAGCCCACAGCTGCTGTTCACAACTGCCAACCTGGATTTCGATCCATTCTATACAGCACGGGGTGGAGTCTACTTAAATTTTGGAATATAGAAGTAAGCATGTGTGTAACCGTGAAGTCCCTGTAACCGGAGCCCAGGGAGTCTCAGCTGGCTCTTCTCAatgtggaagaggagcagctctgctttGAGCTCCCTGTGGATGTCCGAGCTGCTCACCtgatctctaaggctgagcccagCCCCCTTACGATGAAAACTCTGCCCCTGACTCGAGAACACCTTCTCTGAGTACCCCCAGATCTGTTTCCCTCTGTTGTTCAACCCAAAAGCACAGGGAATCTATTTTCCCTCCATAATTGGAGGGTTATTAATACGTCCAGACCAGCTTTTCATTTCTCACCTGCTGCAACTCCAGCATGGAGGAGAATCCATCCGAtggtttaggattagggttagggttaggtttgggtaTAGAACCAGAACTTGCTCTTCATCTGTCATAAGCTCCAGCCAGAGAGGTGGCGTCCCAAGTTTCAATGGCCAGGAATTGGACTACCAAGGAACGTGTCTTGACCAGACCCTAATGATTCCTTCTGCCCAGCTGGGCCCCATGGGCAAAGAGCCAGCCCCTGGGCTCTCACCTGTGGACTCTAACCCCAGTTCTGGCTCCAGAGCAGAGCCTCGAGAAGCGTTTTTAAGCTGTATAGATACTGAGTGTATAAAAGGTCATTTGTCTCAGATATAAAAAATGCAACTAAGCTCATATTTGTTTGTTCACAGGTTAAAAATGGACACGTCAAAAGTGTTATGGATGAAGACATTAAGTCTTTTTCTATTGAAGTACAAGGATCTTCGCAGTAAGTTTGTGTTCCTAAACAGGAATTTTCATCTCAGTCCACCGGGAAAACATATATATAGAATTCCATATCTTATGATAGAGTATTGAAAAATGTCTTATCTTGCAGAACGACCTATATTTCCTTTCCACATGACCTTGAGGATAACCTGGGTATCAGGCAACCGATATTCAACATGTTGCTGAAGAAAAGTGGAGAGgattttttctgtaaaataacaGTAAGTACATCCACATTTGGGTTCTGCGAAGAGTCAAAGTCCACTGGTCATTGGTATAAATACCAGTAGACAGTATGTCAATCAGTTGATATCAGTCCAGGATTGGAGGGAAAGGTAACTGATCACTTGTGCACTCTTGCAGGGTAGTTTAAGCTGTTCCTATTAAGGGCCAGTAGGTGATGATGTGGGTCTGTGcagtggtttttgtttttttgtccaatCTTTGTTCTTGACAATTTTCAGGTGACTGATGAGAAAAGCGTCCAAAGGCAAATATTCCTGAGCACCTTCAGAAAGGAGATGAAAGTGAGGGTGTTTTCAGGTTGTGTCCCAATAAGACTTTCTACGTCCTGGGATTACATTATTATCAACTTGGCAGAAGTTACATATCAATTATTTGGAACTAAATATGTAAAAACGGTGAAAATTCAAGTAAGTGTAAACAGATTTTCCAGACGACAGCAGTGTTGCTACATGCTGTAAACACGCTATATTTCCTTTTGTCCTGTTCTTTAGATCCATGCAAACTGTCGGATACGAAGAGTATATTTCTCTGACAGACTATCCTCTCATGAAGAGCTACCACGTGACTTCAAAGTAAAAAATTTAGCATTGAGTAAAATGGCACACGACATCGATAAAGAGATGGCTGACCAACCGTCAGGGGTCCCAACTGGGTCAGAGTATCAGGGCCTTGATAGTGGATATAATGAACCAAGAAGTGAAATGAGCTGTCagaccacagctgctgctcaggactGCACTGGGTGGAGTTCACTTAAACTTTGGGATATTGAAGTAAGCATCTGCAAAGCCGGGAACTCTTTGTTCCTAGTTAGTTTTGCTGGGTACCCAACATTTCCAATCATCATCAACACCGATtatccttttattttaatcattttgagTCACCATTAAGTCCCAACGCTGATTTTATCAACTCTTTATGATAA from Takifugu flavidus isolate HTHZ2018 chromosome 6, ASM371156v2, whole genome shotgun sequence encodes the following:
- the LOC130527881 gene encoding uncharacterized protein LOC130527881 isoform X2; translated protein: MIVILNQFVLDCGFQLFKRVKDNFSLIYGPKMNKMCSQDKNGLVQSVMDEEIKSLVTEVQGRNLQTAYLSFPLNPEDNLGISQPIFNMFLKKTGEHFFCKITAIDDKSIRRQIFLTTFRKKMNVRVFSGCVPIRLPTSWDYVVIDLAEFTYQLFKTKYVKTVEIQIYTKCRIRRVYFSDKLYSQEELPCGREAEVSGESEAAPSINEVMADKLPGVPAGSGHQGRGSRFNNPRSGTSHQSTAAAHEYQSGFRSILSSLVWSPLKFWRKEVNTGHVKRVKDEDIKSLAIELQGRNMRTTYISYPHDPEDNVGIRQPILNLLMKNTGGDCGLEITVTDDNSIRRRIFLSTFRKEMKIHANCRIQRVYFSDRLYSQQDLPHDWKENEAAPSINEVMASGVPSGSGHWGHGNRYNELRSGTCCQPTAAVHNCQPGFRSILYSTGWSLLKFWNIEVKNGHVKSVMDEDIKSFSIEVQGSSQTTYISFPHDLEDNLGIRQPIFNMLLKKSGEDFFCKITVTDEKSVQRQIFLSTFRKEMKVRVFSGCVPIRLSTSWDYIIINLAEVTYQLFGTKYVKTVKIQIHANCRIRRVYFSDRLSSHEELPRDFKVKNLALSKMAHDIDKEMADQPSGVPTGSEYQGLDSGYNEPRSEMSCQTTAAAQDCTGWSSLKLWDIEVNNEHVKDFMEEDIKSLATEERGRNVPSSYSLDIRRSTFNMLLKMPAEYCLALIKRIWFWMHQKLFYHV
- the LOC130527881 gene encoding uncharacterized protein LOC130527881 isoform X1 is translated as MIVILNQFVLDCGFQLFKRVKDNFSLIYGPKMNKMCSQDKNGLVQSVMDEEIKSLVTEVQGRNLQTAYLSFPLNPEDNLGISQPIFNMFLKKTGEHFFCKITAIDDKSIRRQIFLTTFRKKMNVRVFSGCVPIRLPTSWDYVVIDLAEFTYQLFKTKYVKTVEIQIYTKCRIRRVYFSDKLYSQEELPCGREAEVSGESEAAPSINEVMADKLPGVPAGSGHQGRGSRFNNPRSGTSHQSTAAAHEYQSGFRSILSSLVWSPLKFWRKEVNTGHVKRVKDEDIKSLAIELQGRNMRTTYISYPHDPEDNVGIRQPILNLLMKNTGGDCGLEITVTDDNSIRRRIFLSTFRKEMKVSVFSGFVPLRLSTYWDYIIINLAELTHQLFGTKYVKTLKIQIHANCRIQRVYFSDRLYSQQDLPHDWKENEAAPSINEVMASGVPSGSGHWGHGNRYNELRSGTCCQPTAAVHNCQPGFRSILYSTGWSLLKFWNIEVKNGHVKSVMDEDIKSFSIEVQGSSQTTYISFPHDLEDNLGIRQPIFNMLLKKSGEDFFCKITVTDEKSVQRQIFLSTFRKEMKVRVFSGCVPIRLSTSWDYIIINLAEVTYQLFGTKYVKTVKIQIHANCRIRRVYFSDRLSSHEELPRDFKVKNLALSKMAHDIDKEMADQPSGVPTGSEYQGLDSGYNEPRSEMSCQTTAAAQDCTGWSSLKLWDIEVNNEHVKDFMEEDIKSLATEERGRNVPSSYSLDIRRSTFNMLLKMPAEYCLALIKRIWFWMHQKLFYHV
- the LOC130527881 gene encoding uncharacterized protein LOC130527881 isoform X3, which produces MFLKKTGEHFFCKITAIDDKSIRRQIFLTTFRKKMNVRVFSGCVPIRLPTSWDYVVIDLAEFTYQLFKTKYVKTVEIQIYTKCRIRRVYFSDKLYSQEELPCGREAEVSGESEAAPSINEVMADKLPGVPAGSGHQGRGSRFNNPRSGTSHQSTAAAHEYQSGFRSILSSLVWSPLKFWRKEVNTGHVKRVKDEDIKSLAIELQGRNMRTTYISYPHDPEDNVGIRQPILNLLMKNTGGDCGLEITVTDDNSIRRRIFLSTFRKEMKVSVFSGFVPLRLSTYWDYIIINLAELTHQLFGTKYVKTLKIQIHANCRIQRVYFSDRLYSQQDLPHDWKENEAAPSINEVMASGVPSGSGHWGHGNRYNELRSGTCCQPTAAVHNCQPGFRSILYSTGWSLLKFWNIEVKNGHVKSVMDEDIKSFSIEVQGSSQTTYISFPHDLEDNLGIRQPIFNMLLKKSGEDFFCKITVTDEKSVQRQIFLSTFRKEMKVRVFSGCVPIRLSTSWDYIIINLAEVTYQLFGTKYVKTVKIQIHANCRIRRVYFSDRLSSHEELPRDFKVKNLALSKMAHDIDKEMADQPSGVPTGSEYQGLDSGYNEPRSEMSCQTTAAAQDCTGWSSLKLWDIEVNNEHVKDFMEEDIKSLATEERGRNVPSSYSLDIRRSTFNMLLKMPAEYCLALIKRIWFWMHQKLFYHV